A genomic segment from Macaca nemestrina isolate mMacNem1 unplaced genomic scaffold, mMacNem.hap1 Scaffold_43, whole genome shotgun sequence encodes:
- the LOC139361328 gene encoding disco-interacting protein 2 homolog C-like isoform X3, which yields MDAYTPPDTSYGSEDEGSVQVDSQGAPTSSQGSIKVEHWISQAIHGSTTSTTSSSSTQSGGSRAAHRLADVMAQTPMDNHSAPPDVTTYTSEHSIQMERPQGSTGSRTAPKYCNAELMETGDGTTSHALCPWILRTTSQVGVHPLRY from the exons ATACCTCTTATGGCTCAGAAGATGAAGGCTCAGTGCAGGTGGACTCCCAGGGCGCCCCgacctccagccagggcagcatcaaAGTGGAGCACTGGATCAGTCAGGCCATCCACGGCTCCACCACGTCCACCACCTCGTCGTCCTCCACGCAGAGCGGGGGCAGCAGAGCTGCCCACAGGCTAGCGGATGTCATGGCCCAGACCCCCATGG ataatcATTCTGCACCTCCTGACGTAACCACGTACACCTCAGAGCACTCCATACAGATGGAGCGACCACAGGGTTCCACGGGGTCCCGGACAGCGCCCAAGTACTGCAACGCCGAGCTCATGGAGACCGGGGATG gaacaacatcccatgctctctgtccctggatattaagaacaacatcacaggtaggtgtacaccccctgcggtattag